One Etheostoma cragini isolate CJK2018 chromosome 18, CSU_Ecrag_1.0, whole genome shotgun sequence DNA window includes the following coding sequences:
- the LOC117961242 gene encoding phospholipase ABHD3-like isoform X1, with translation MFVSHLELWRTYWECSRPYTVYICSFTAALYYLWGRKSQAPALVSSKAFSAFLHKHCPVVAERFSPTPWCWGGRFQTLVCALLKSRPPVTYRNELIRTVDGGQISLDWVDNWESANYPESSTRPTVLILPGLTGNSKQSYVLHTISQATRRGYRCVVFNNRGLGGEELLTPVTYCAANTSDLERVVHHVKGLYPHAPVLGAGVSMGGMLLLNYLARKRTESGMVAGFTISVPWNALKSAASMEEPLNWLLFNKYLTSGLCDAVTRHRKVLEEVADIDYVLKAQTIREFDERFTSLLFGYKTCTDYYLDASPDNKLPNTAVPILCLNAADDPFSPQHAFPLTTIQSLPNVALLLTAHGGHIAFMEGFFPRGESYMERLFGQFAQAAFEHPNDIKKACGIREEHKS, from the exons atgttTGTATCACATTTGGAGTTATGGAGAACATATTGGGAATGTTCCAGACCTTACACGGTGTACATCTGCTCCTTCACGGCCGCACTATACTATCTGTGGGGCCGCAAGTCTCAG GCACCAGCCCTAGTTTCTAGCAAGGCTTTTAGCGCATTCCTCCACAAGCACTGTCCTGTTGTGGCTGAACGCTTCAGTCCCACTCCGTGGTGCTGGGGAGGCCGGTTTCAAACCCTGGTCTGTGCCCTCCTCAAGTCCAGACCTCCCGTCACTTATCGCAA TGAGCTGATCCGTACGGTTGACGGAGGTCAGATCTCTCTGGACTGGGTGGACAATTGGGAGAGTGCAAACTACCCAGAATCCTCTACCCGACCTACAGTACTGATCCTCCCAGGCCTGACAGGCAACAGCAAGCAGTCATACGTGCTCCATACCATTAGCCAGGCCACCCGCCGCGGCTACAG ATGTGTGGTCTTCAACAACAGAGGGCTTGGAGGGGAAGAGTTGTTG ACGCCTGTCACCTACTGTGCAGCCAACACCTCAGATCTAGAGCGTGTGGTGCACCATGTCAAAGGACTTTACCCACATGCCCCTGTGCTTGGTGCTGGTGTGTCTATGGGAGG CATGTTGTTATTAAACTACCTGGCCCGTAAGCGTACAGAGTCAGGGATGGTGGCTGGTTTCACCATCTCTGTCCCCTGGAATGCACTGAAGTCCGCTGCCTCAATGGAAGAACCACTCAACTGGCTGCTCTTCAACAAATACCTCACGAGTGGCCTGTGTGATGCTGTTACCAG GCACAGGAAGGTTCTGGAGGAAGTAGCGGACATTGACTATGTCTTAAAG GCGCAGACTATCCGTGAGTTTGACGAACGCTTCACCTCTTTGCTGTTTGGATATAAAACCTGTACGGACTATTACCTTGATGCCAGCCCAGACAACAAACTCCCCAACACAGCAGTACCCATCTTGTGTCTCAATGCTGCCGATGATCCCTTCTCCCCCCAACATG CGTTCCCGTTGACCACAATCCAGAGCCTGCCAAATGTTGCTCTGTTGTTGACGGCCCACGGTGGACACATCGCCTTCATGGAGGGTTTCTTCCCCCGGGGTGAGAGCTACATGGAGCGCCTTTTTGGTCAGTTTGCTCAAGCTGCCTTTGAACACCCTAACGACATCAAAAAAGCCTGCGGCATTAGGGAGGAGCATAAGAGCTGA
- the LOC117961242 gene encoding phospholipase ABHD3-like isoform X3: MMIKAPALVSSKAFSAFLHKHCPVVAERFSPTPWCWGGRFQTLVCALLKSRPPVTYRNELIRTVDGGQISLDWVDNWESANYPESSTRPTVLILPGLTGNSKQSYVLHTISQATRRGYRCVVFNNRGLGGEELLTPVTYCAANTSDLERVVHHVKGLYPHAPVLGAGVSMGGMLLLNYLARKRTESGMVAGFTISVPWNALKSAASMEEPLNWLLFNKYLTSGLCDAVTRHRKVLEEVADIDYVLKAQTIREFDERFTSLLFGYKTCTDYYLDASPDNKLPNTAVPILCLNAADDPFSPQHAFPLTTIQSLPNVALLLTAHGGHIAFMEGFFPRGESYMERLFGQFAQAAFEHPNDIKKACGIREEHKS, encoded by the exons ATGATGATAAAG GCACCAGCCCTAGTTTCTAGCAAGGCTTTTAGCGCATTCCTCCACAAGCACTGTCCTGTTGTGGCTGAACGCTTCAGTCCCACTCCGTGGTGCTGGGGAGGCCGGTTTCAAACCCTGGTCTGTGCCCTCCTCAAGTCCAGACCTCCCGTCACTTATCGCAA TGAGCTGATCCGTACGGTTGACGGAGGTCAGATCTCTCTGGACTGGGTGGACAATTGGGAGAGTGCAAACTACCCAGAATCCTCTACCCGACCTACAGTACTGATCCTCCCAGGCCTGACAGGCAACAGCAAGCAGTCATACGTGCTCCATACCATTAGCCAGGCCACCCGCCGCGGCTACAG ATGTGTGGTCTTCAACAACAGAGGGCTTGGAGGGGAAGAGTTGTTG ACGCCTGTCACCTACTGTGCAGCCAACACCTCAGATCTAGAGCGTGTGGTGCACCATGTCAAAGGACTTTACCCACATGCCCCTGTGCTTGGTGCTGGTGTGTCTATGGGAGG CATGTTGTTATTAAACTACCTGGCCCGTAAGCGTACAGAGTCAGGGATGGTGGCTGGTTTCACCATCTCTGTCCCCTGGAATGCACTGAAGTCCGCTGCCTCAATGGAAGAACCACTCAACTGGCTGCTCTTCAACAAATACCTCACGAGTGGCCTGTGTGATGCTGTTACCAG GCACAGGAAGGTTCTGGAGGAAGTAGCGGACATTGACTATGTCTTAAAG GCGCAGACTATCCGTGAGTTTGACGAACGCTTCACCTCTTTGCTGTTTGGATATAAAACCTGTACGGACTATTACCTTGATGCCAGCCCAGACAACAAACTCCCCAACACAGCAGTACCCATCTTGTGTCTCAATGCTGCCGATGATCCCTTCTCCCCCCAACATG CGTTCCCGTTGACCACAATCCAGAGCCTGCCAAATGTTGCTCTGTTGTTGACGGCCCACGGTGGACACATCGCCTTCATGGAGGGTTTCTTCCCCCGGGGTGAGAGCTACATGGAGCGCCTTTTTGGTCAGTTTGCTCAAGCTGCCTTTGAACACCCTAACGACATCAAAAAAGCCTGCGGCATTAGGGAGGAGCATAAGAGCTGA
- the LOC117961242 gene encoding phospholipase ABHD3-like isoform X2, protein MENILGMFQTLHGVHLLLHGRTILSVGPQVSGSTKAPALVSSKAFSAFLHKHCPVVAERFSPTPWCWGGRFQTLVCALLKSRPPVTYRNELIRTVDGGQISLDWVDNWESANYPESSTRPTVLILPGLTGNSKQSYVLHTISQATRRGYRCVVFNNRGLGGEELLTPVTYCAANTSDLERVVHHVKGLYPHAPVLGAGVSMGGMLLLNYLARKRTESGMVAGFTISVPWNALKSAASMEEPLNWLLFNKYLTSGLCDAVTRHRKVLEEVADIDYVLKAQTIREFDERFTSLLFGYKTCTDYYLDASPDNKLPNTAVPILCLNAADDPFSPQHAFPLTTIQSLPNVALLLTAHGGHIAFMEGFFPRGESYMERLFGQFAQAAFEHPNDIKKACGIREEHKS, encoded by the exons ATGGAGAACATATTGGGAATGTTCCAGACCTTACACGGTGTACATCTGCTCCTTCACGGCCGCACTATACTATCTGTGGGGCCGCAAGTCTCAG GCAGCACAAAG GCACCAGCCCTAGTTTCTAGCAAGGCTTTTAGCGCATTCCTCCACAAGCACTGTCCTGTTGTGGCTGAACGCTTCAGTCCCACTCCGTGGTGCTGGGGAGGCCGGTTTCAAACCCTGGTCTGTGCCCTCCTCAAGTCCAGACCTCCCGTCACTTATCGCAA TGAGCTGATCCGTACGGTTGACGGAGGTCAGATCTCTCTGGACTGGGTGGACAATTGGGAGAGTGCAAACTACCCAGAATCCTCTACCCGACCTACAGTACTGATCCTCCCAGGCCTGACAGGCAACAGCAAGCAGTCATACGTGCTCCATACCATTAGCCAGGCCACCCGCCGCGGCTACAG ATGTGTGGTCTTCAACAACAGAGGGCTTGGAGGGGAAGAGTTGTTG ACGCCTGTCACCTACTGTGCAGCCAACACCTCAGATCTAGAGCGTGTGGTGCACCATGTCAAAGGACTTTACCCACATGCCCCTGTGCTTGGTGCTGGTGTGTCTATGGGAGG CATGTTGTTATTAAACTACCTGGCCCGTAAGCGTACAGAGTCAGGGATGGTGGCTGGTTTCACCATCTCTGTCCCCTGGAATGCACTGAAGTCCGCTGCCTCAATGGAAGAACCACTCAACTGGCTGCTCTTCAACAAATACCTCACGAGTGGCCTGTGTGATGCTGTTACCAG GCACAGGAAGGTTCTGGAGGAAGTAGCGGACATTGACTATGTCTTAAAG GCGCAGACTATCCGTGAGTTTGACGAACGCTTCACCTCTTTGCTGTTTGGATATAAAACCTGTACGGACTATTACCTTGATGCCAGCCCAGACAACAAACTCCCCAACACAGCAGTACCCATCTTGTGTCTCAATGCTGCCGATGATCCCTTCTCCCCCCAACATG CGTTCCCGTTGACCACAATCCAGAGCCTGCCAAATGTTGCTCTGTTGTTGACGGCCCACGGTGGACACATCGCCTTCATGGAGGGTTTCTTCCCCCGGGGTGAGAGCTACATGGAGCGCCTTTTTGGTCAGTTTGCTCAAGCTGCCTTTGAACACCCTAACGACATCAAAAAAGCCTGCGGCATTAGGGAGGAGCATAAGAGCTGA
- the prkg3 gene encoding cGMP-dependent protein kinase 2: MEKQLEELKQQLEKQCMINQELQRQNKDLEQRLQEKEKLLQNLDSQYHNLEFPSQSGNEIEPEVRTSRAAVIASEPLPETLEITRMRVKKTVSETNLIVKAIQKNDFLSRLDDEQTAMMVDLLAVFNFKPGDDIIKEGSEGDSMYIVAAGELLVTQAGRNLRSLTTGDVFGELAILYNCKRTATVKAKTAVRLWCMERQTYRTIITNKSKKKREQLMGFLKTSHTLKDLNDVQLSKILDCMEEVKYQDKDVIVREGTEANTFYIILKGEILVTKNVNGHQKQIRRMGKGEHFGEQALIREVLRTATCSANGPVTCFSIDKEVFEETIPIEHLELFDDSKVLQEAQVPEKSSPGSTLRFKDLVPVPYQEGRYQGDPVTLGVGGFGRVALMTTVNHGTYYAMKRVSKKLIVAKRQEEHMLFEKKILKATQCDFIVRLHAAFKDKRYIYMVMEFCAGGEIWTKLKEVGRFDEAMAVFCTACVVEAYAYLHKKNIMYRDLKPENLMLSIKGYVKLVDFGFAKELVRGEKTYSFVGTPEYMAPEIIKNQGHDFAVDFWSLGILIYELLVGSPPFSSSEPQKIYAKILDGVLKYPPYMSEAARSIISKLCRPRPGQRLGNTKNGIKDVRHHRWFSSMNWHKLRVGQLDAPTVRLIRKGPCYINFDRFPPDQTKAEEEFSGWDRDF; encoded by the exons ATGGAGAAGCAACTAGAAGAGCTGAAGCAGCAGCTAGAAAAACAATGTATGATTAACCAGGAGCTGCAAAGGCAAAACAAAGACCTGG AACAAAGACtgcaggagaaagaaaaacttcTGCAGAATCTGGACAGTCAATATCATAATCTGG AGTTTCCCTCTCAGAGCGGTAATGAGATTGAACCGGAGGTCAGGACGAGCCGTGCGGCCGTCATTGCCTCAGAACCGCTCCCTGAGACCCTGGAGATTACACGCATGAGGGTCAAGAAGACTGTCAG CGAGACAAACCTCATTGTCAAAGCCATTCAGAAGAATGACTTCCTGAGCCGCCTCGACGATGAGCAAACAGCCATGATGGTGGATCTCTTAGCGGTATTTAACTTCAAACCGGGAGATGACATCATTAAAGAGGGCTCTGAAGGAGACAGCATGTACATAGTAGCAG CTGGTGAGCTCCTCGTCACCCAGGCGGGCCGAAACCTCCGCAGCCTAACCACTGGTGATGTGTTTGGGGAGCTGGCTATCTTGTACAACTGCAAACGGACAGCAACAGTCAAAG CAAAGACAGCAGTGCGTCTGTGGTGCATGGAGCGACAGACATACAGGACGATCATAACCAACAAATCCAAGAAAAAACGGGAGCAGCTCATGGGCTTCTTGAAGAC GTCTCATACTCTAAAGGACCTCAATGATGTCCAGTTGTCCAAAATCCTCGACTGTATGGAGGAG GTGAAATACCAGGATAAAGATGTTATAGTTCGAGAAGGAACAGAAGCAAACACATTCTACATCATCCTCAAAGGAGAG ATCCTGGTGACTAAGAACGTGAACGGGCATCAGAAGCAGATCCGTAGAATGGGAAAAGGGGAACATTTTGGGGAACAGGCCCTCATACg GGAAGTGTTGAGAACTGCCACCTGCAGTGCTAACGGGCCTGTTACCTGCTTCTCCATTGACAAGGA GGTATTTGAAGAGACAATTCCCATAGAACATCTGGAGCTGTTCGACGA CTCCAAAGTGCTGCAGGAGGCCCAAGTTCCAGAAAAGTCGAG TCCCGGCTCCACTCTGAGGTTTAAGGACCTGGTCCCTGTGCCATACCAGGAGGGTCGCTATCAAGGAGATCCGGTCACGCTTGGAGTCGGAGGGTTTGGTCGTGTTGCGCTG ATGACCACCGTGAATCATGGGACATATTACGCCATGAAACGAGTCAGCAAGAAGCTTATAGTTGCCAAGAGACAGGAGGAGCACATGTTGTTTGAGAAAAAGATCCTCAAAGCCACGCAGTGTGACTTCATCGTCAG ACTTCATGCTGCTTTTAAGGACAAACGATACATCTACATGGTCATGGAGTTCTGTGCTGGAGGAGAGATCTGGACCAAACTCAAAGAAGT AGGGCGTTTTGACGAGGCCATGGCTGTGTTCTGCACTGCCTGTGTGGTGGAAGCCTACGCCTACCTCCACAAGAAGAACATCATGTACAGAGACCTGAAGCCTGAGAACCTGATGCTGAGCATAAAGGGCTACGTTAAACTG gtgGACTTTGGTTTTGCAAAGGAGTTGGTGCGTGGTGAGAAAACCTACTCGTTTGTGGGTACTCCTGAGTACATGGCCCCAGAGATCATCAAGAACCAGGGACACGACTTTGCAGTGGACTTTTGGTCCCTCGGCATCCTGATCTATGAGCTATTGGTGGGAAG CCCTCCATTTTCAAGTTCAGAGCCTCAGAAAATTTATGCCAAAATTTTGGATGGGGTGCTTAAGTACCCACCTTACATGAGCGAGGCAGCCAGGTCTATTATCAGCAAATTGTGCAG ACCTCGTCCAGGTCAGAGGTTAGGTAACACCAAGAATGGAATCAAAGATGTGCGGCATCACag GTGGTTCAGCAGCATGAACTGGCACAAGCTGCGAGTAGGTCAGCTCGACGCCCCCACAGTCCGGCTCATACGCAAG gGCCCCTGCTACATCAACTTTGATCGTTTCCCTCCGGATCAGACTAAAGCAGAGGAGGAGTTCTCTGGCTGGGACCGTGACTTCTGA